From Immundisolibacter sp., one genomic window encodes:
- a CDS encoding sulfurtransferase TusA family protein — MTESTITQELDTSGLLCPLPVLKARRALNTMQSGQCLRVIATDSKAPGDFAAYCEQSGDVLRQVTQDGERHLIVLQKR; from the coding sequence ATGACTGAATCGACCATTACCCAGGAACTCGACACCAGCGGCCTGCTGTGCCCCTTGCCGGTGCTCAAGGCACGCCGGGCGCTCAACACCATGCAGTCCGGGCAGTGTCTGCGGGTGATTGCCACCGACAGCAAGGCGCCGGGCGACTTCGCCGCCTATTGCGAACAGTCCGGAGACGTCCTGCGTCAGGTGACGCAGGACGGCGAGCGTCATCTGATCGTGCTGCAGAAGCGCTGA
- a CDS encoding TIGR00341 family protein encodes MKYIEIVCDAGCADNVVALAEQLELSDCRVGPAADNDTLILRLLVSDDKLQPALDALQTLLGSQPTTHITVLPVEIALPAAAREEREQEDSASAAREALYAEVEKNTRLGANYLVLVLLSTAVAAIGLLKDDVAVVIGAMVIAPLLGPNLAFGLGTALGDTALMRKAALINLVGIGLVVVLAAGIGALRLFETSGTELLARTEVGVDSAVLALAAGAAAVLSLTTGLSSVLVGVMVAVALLPPAVVLGVMLGGGQWSLAAGAGLLLAVNLVCVNLACNVVFLIKGVSPRTWFERQRARRATLIYALTWVVTLLLLMLLIYLRQTLLG; translated from the coding sequence ATGAAATATATCGAAATCGTCTGCGACGCTGGATGTGCCGACAACGTCGTTGCCCTGGCCGAGCAACTGGAGCTGAGCGACTGCCGCGTCGGCCCGGCAGCCGACAACGACACTCTGATCCTGCGCCTGCTGGTGTCCGACGACAAGCTGCAGCCGGCTCTGGATGCCCTGCAGACCCTGCTCGGCAGCCAGCCGACCACCCACATCACGGTGCTGCCGGTGGAAATCGCCCTGCCCGCAGCGGCCCGCGAGGAACGCGAACAGGAAGACTCCGCCTCGGCGGCGCGCGAGGCGCTGTATGCCGAGGTGGAGAAAAACACTCGCCTGGGCGCCAACTATCTGGTGCTGGTGCTGCTGTCGACGGCGGTGGCCGCCATCGGCCTGCTCAAAGACGACGTGGCGGTGGTGATCGGCGCCATGGTGATCGCCCCGCTGCTGGGCCCGAACCTGGCCTTCGGACTCGGCACGGCGCTCGGCGATACCGCCCTGATGCGCAAGGCAGCGCTGATCAACCTGGTCGGCATCGGCCTGGTGGTGGTCCTGGCCGCCGGCATCGGTGCGCTGCGGCTGTTCGAGACGTCCGGCACCGAACTGCTGGCCCGCACCGAGGTGGGCGTGGACTCGGCAGTGCTGGCCCTGGCGGCCGGGGCCGCGGCGGTGCTGTCGTTGACCACGGGTCTGTCCAGCGTGCTGGTGGGGGTCATGGTGGCGGTGGCGCTGCTGCCGCCGGCGGTGGTCTTGGGCGTGATGCTCGGCGGCGGCCAGTGGTCGCTGGCGGCGGGCGCCGGGCTGCTGCTGGCCGTGAATCTGGTGTGCGTGAACCTAGCCTGCAACGTGGTCTTTCTGATCAAGGGCGTGTCCCCGCGCACCTGGTTCGAACGCCAGCGCGCCAGGCGTGCAACCCTGATCTACGCCCTGACGTGGGTCGTCACGCTGCTGCTGCTGATGCTGCTGATCTACCTACGCCAGACGCTGCTCGGCTGA